A region from the Actinoplanes sp. OR16 genome encodes:
- a CDS encoding calcium-binding protein codes for MARSLHAARIGIILLATIGAGALASPAQAASTGVASVSKTTQVKYVAGAGKTNTVVITRSGRTVTIDDKVKIKAGKGCKAVKGDKTKVRCKLTKNPTKVVVYAGNKNDTVTNKTSIPSGIDGGAGNDRLAGGSKADSLYGGTGNDVLFGGAGNDKVYGQAGNDTLYGNGGNDTLYAGSGNDLVYGDSTYVGDRGNDKLYGEGGNDALEGGYGKDHLSGGAGSDRLEGDVNAEDTTSEVAADTIYGGAGVDTADYYRAKAVVDLDGSKGDDGAPGEGDTVGADVENLTGGDGDNYFTGNAGPNKLVGGEGDDVFSGLGGNDVLHGSYGANVLNGGDGDDTLYSRYADAAPHTSDGDKVDGGANTAVGDLCYTSPVDTVTGCER; via the coding sequence ATGGCGCGATCACTGCACGCCGCCCGCATCGGGATCATCCTGCTCGCCACGATCGGCGCGGGCGCTCTCGCCTCGCCGGCCCAGGCCGCCTCCACCGGCGTGGCCTCGGTCTCCAAGACCACCCAGGTCAAGTACGTCGCCGGCGCCGGCAAGACCAACACCGTCGTCATCACCCGGTCCGGCCGGACCGTCACCATCGACGACAAGGTCAAGATCAAGGCCGGCAAGGGCTGCAAGGCCGTCAAGGGCGACAAGACCAAGGTCCGCTGCAAGCTCACGAAGAACCCGACCAAGGTCGTCGTCTACGCCGGCAACAAGAACGACACGGTCACCAACAAGACCTCCATCCCGTCCGGGATCGACGGTGGCGCCGGCAACGACCGGCTGGCCGGCGGGTCGAAGGCCGACAGCCTCTACGGCGGCACCGGCAACGACGTCCTGTTCGGCGGCGCCGGCAACGACAAGGTCTACGGCCAGGCCGGCAACGACACGCTGTACGGCAACGGCGGCAACGACACGCTCTACGCCGGCAGCGGCAACGACCTCGTGTACGGCGACAGCACCTACGTCGGTGACCGCGGCAACGACAAGCTCTACGGCGAGGGCGGCAACGACGCGCTCGAGGGCGGTTACGGCAAGGACCACCTCTCCGGGGGCGCCGGCAGCGACCGCCTCGAGGGTGACGTCAACGCCGAGGACACCACCAGTGAGGTCGCCGCGGACACGATCTACGGCGGCGCCGGTGTCGACACCGCCGACTACTACCGCGCCAAGGCGGTCGTCGACCTGGACGGCTCGAAGGGTGACGACGGCGCACCCGGCGAGGGCGACACGGTCGGCGCCGACGTGGAGAACCTGACCGGCGGCGACGGCGACAACTACTTCACCGGCAACGCGGGCCCGAACAAGCTCGTCGGCGGCGAGGGCGACGACGTCTTCTCCGGCCTCGGCGGCAACGACGTTCTCCACGGCAGCTACGGGGCGAACGTTCTCAACGGCGGCGACGGCGACGACACCCTCTACAGCCGGTACGCGGACGCCGCGCCGCACACCTCCGACGGCGACAAGGTCGACGGCGGCGCGAACACCGCTGTCGGCGACCTCTGCTACACCAGCCCGGTCGACACCGTCACCGGCTGCGAGCGCTGA
- a CDS encoding alpha/beta hydrolase → MRIGSDLQQIEAANAGGKQPVVFVHGLWLLPSSWQRWADVFAEAGYAPVLLGWPDDPDTVEEANAHPEVFAGKSVGQVADHVAALVGKLDRRPAVVGHSFGGLITQITAGRGLSAVSVAIDPAPFRGVLPLPISALRVASAVIGNPANYHRAVPLTYDQFRYGFANAVSEEEARDLYATFAVPASGEPLFQAAAANLNPWTEAKVDTGNPSRGPLLIVSGEKDHTVPWSIANASYKQQKGNPGVTEIVEIPGRGHSLTIDSGWREVCETALRFVRRFA, encoded by the coding sequence ATGAGAATCGGATCCGATCTGCAGCAGATCGAGGCGGCGAACGCCGGCGGCAAGCAGCCCGTTGTCTTCGTACATGGTCTGTGGCTGCTGCCGTCGAGCTGGCAACGGTGGGCGGACGTCTTCGCGGAGGCCGGTTACGCGCCGGTGCTGCTGGGCTGGCCGGACGACCCGGACACCGTCGAGGAGGCGAACGCGCACCCGGAGGTGTTCGCCGGCAAGAGCGTCGGGCAGGTCGCCGACCACGTGGCCGCGCTGGTCGGCAAGCTGGACCGCAGACCGGCGGTCGTCGGGCACTCGTTCGGTGGGCTGATCACGCAGATCACCGCGGGGCGGGGCCTGTCGGCGGTGTCGGTGGCGATCGACCCGGCGCCGTTCCGGGGTGTGCTGCCGCTGCCGATCTCGGCGCTGCGGGTGGCGAGCGCGGTGATCGGTAACCCGGCCAACTACCACCGGGCGGTGCCGCTGACCTACGACCAGTTCCGGTACGGCTTCGCGAACGCGGTCAGCGAGGAGGAGGCCCGGGACCTGTACGCGACATTCGCCGTCCCGGCCTCCGGCGAGCCGCTGTTCCAGGCCGCGGCCGCGAACCTGAACCCGTGGACCGAGGCGAAGGTGGACACGGGCAACCCGTCGCGCGGGCCGCTGCTGATCGTGTCGGGGGAGAAGGACCACACCGTGCCGTGGTCGATCGCGAACGCCTCCTACAAGCAGCAGAAGGGCAACCCGGGCGTCACCGAGATCGTGGAGATCCCGGGCCGGGGCCACTCGCTGACCATCGACAGCGGCTGGCGCGAGGTGTGCGAGACGGCGCTGCGGTTCGTGCGGCGCTTCGCCTGA
- a CDS encoding helix-turn-helix domain-containing protein, which translates to MQATLNTTALAPRDREEAVRTLVWDSVIRVEIEHHVSENDMSVSLGLGRCGDLGVCHTTATPTTVRRTARLAREDTEPVVFLGLQRSGSSIVVQHGREAVLRPGEFAIYDTSSPYSLLFAGGIDATFFRIPRAALALPEPSVREASAVRFGRGDRIAALTSDYLTRLAEEPDLLTDALATPTIELIRAALTVRLGADRLARRAMGESLATRILADIRQHLSDPDLSPAAVAARQHISVRYLHRVLQGEGVRFGAWVRRRRLEGTRRDLADPASRAATVAAIARRWGFSDPAHFSKSFRTEYGLTPRDWRALHL; encoded by the coding sequence GTGCAGGCGACACTGAACACCACCGCGCTGGCCCCGCGGGATCGCGAGGAGGCCGTGCGCACCCTCGTCTGGGACAGCGTCATCCGCGTCGAGATCGAGCACCACGTGTCCGAGAACGACATGTCGGTGTCGCTCGGGCTCGGCCGGTGCGGCGACCTCGGCGTCTGCCACACCACCGCCACCCCCACGACCGTACGCCGGACCGCGCGCCTGGCCCGCGAGGACACCGAACCGGTCGTCTTCCTCGGCCTCCAGCGGTCCGGGAGCAGCATCGTCGTGCAGCACGGCCGGGAGGCGGTGCTGCGGCCGGGCGAGTTCGCGATCTACGACACGAGCTCGCCGTACTCACTGCTGTTCGCCGGCGGCATCGACGCCACGTTCTTCCGGATCCCGCGCGCCGCCCTGGCCCTGCCGGAGCCAAGCGTGCGGGAGGCGAGCGCGGTCCGGTTCGGCCGTGGTGACCGGATTGCGGCGCTGACCTCGGACTATCTGACCCGGCTGGCCGAGGAGCCGGATCTGCTTACCGACGCGCTGGCAACGCCGACGATCGAGTTGATCCGGGCCGCGCTGACCGTGCGCCTCGGCGCCGACCGGCTGGCACGTAGAGCGATGGGCGAGTCGCTGGCGACCCGGATCCTGGCCGACATCCGGCAGCACCTGTCCGATCCTGATCTGTCACCGGCTGCGGTGGCGGCGCGCCAGCACATCTCGGTGCGCTACCTGCACCGGGTGTTGCAGGGCGAAGGCGTCCGGTTCGGCGCGTGGGTGCGGCGCCGCCGCCTGGAGGGCACCCGACGCGATCTCGCCGACCCCGCGTCCCGCGCCGCCACTGTCGCCGCGATCGCCCGGCGGTGGGGGTTCAGCGACCCGGCGCACTTCAGCAAGTCGTTCCGCACGGAGTACGGCCTCACTCCCCGCGACTGGCGTGCGCTGCATCTCTGA
- a CDS encoding helix-turn-helix domain-containing protein, with protein MAGAAKEGTSMSPVIATPVTSADRAACDVSEVLSRVGEKWSVLILALLDDRPYGFNELDRAVEDLSRRILTRTVRTLEADGLISRRQTDQRVEYRITDLGRSLLPLVMALGMWAAEHSAEIEQARARFRDAAHASRGE; from the coding sequence ATGGCCGGCGCGGCGAAAGAGGGCACATCCATGTCACCGGTGATCGCGACCCCTGTGACCAGCGCCGATCGGGCCGCCTGTGACGTGTCCGAGGTGCTGAGCCGGGTCGGGGAGAAGTGGAGCGTGCTGATCCTGGCGCTGCTCGACGACCGCCCCTACGGCTTCAACGAGCTCGATCGCGCGGTGGAGGACCTCAGTCGGCGGATCCTCACCCGTACCGTGCGGACCTTGGAAGCCGATGGCCTGATCAGCCGCCGGCAGACCGATCAACGGGTGGAATATCGCATCACCGACCTGGGGCGTTCGCTGCTGCCGCTGGTGATGGCGCTCGGGATGTGGGCGGCCGAGCACTCCGCTGAGATCGAGCAGGCCCGGGCGCGGTTCAGAGATGCAGCGCACGCCAGTCGCGGGGAGTGA
- a CDS encoding short-chain dehydrogenase, giving the protein MRTVVITGGTRGIGGELARILEQRGDRVIALGSADADLSSVAETIALTERLPAKIDLLVLSAGAFSTRRHVTADGLERSFAISVLARFLLVERLLPALERGERPIVASLCGVGGIRAGRLHWDDLQLTRGYSLFTATMQGARALDLLGAGFAGRHPDSAVRYLLYNPLFVASGMHRQLGRPMRSIVGAASAVLAESPQAAADRLAHAIDQLPEAKLTALRKGKPVRLTTDATDAGRLHALLEQLTVRATG; this is encoded by the coding sequence ATGCGCACAGTGGTCATCACCGGCGGAACCCGCGGCATCGGCGGCGAGCTGGCACGAATCCTGGAACAACGCGGCGACCGGGTGATCGCGCTCGGCAGCGCCGACGCCGACCTCTCGTCGGTCGCCGAGACGATCGCTCTCACCGAGCGGCTGCCGGCGAAGATCGACCTGCTGGTGCTGTCGGCGGGCGCGTTCAGCACCCGGCGGCACGTCACCGCCGACGGCCTCGAACGCAGTTTCGCGATCAGCGTGCTCGCCCGGTTCCTGCTGGTCGAACGGCTGTTGCCGGCGCTGGAACGCGGCGAGCGGCCGATCGTGGCGAGCCTCTGCGGTGTCGGCGGTATCCGGGCCGGCCGCCTGCACTGGGACGACCTGCAGCTGACCCGCGGCTATTCGCTGTTCACGGCCACCATGCAGGGCGCCCGCGCCCTGGACCTGCTCGGAGCCGGGTTCGCCGGACGTCACCCGGACAGTGCGGTGCGGTACCTGCTCTACAACCCGCTCTTCGTCGCCAGCGGCATGCACCGCCAACTCGGCCGGCCGATGCGATCGATCGTGGGAGCGGCTTCCGCCGTACTCGCGGAAAGCCCGCAAGCCGCGGCGGACCGCCTGGCGCACGCCATCGATCAGCTGCCGGAAGCGAAGCTGACGGCGCTGCGCAAGGGTAAGCCGGTGCGTCTGACGACCGACGCGACCGACGCCGGTCGCCTGCACGCGCTGCTGGAGCAGCTGACCGTGCGAGCGACCGGCTAG
- a CDS encoding long-chain fatty acid--CoA ligase, whose product MDSSLAQRCADTARGLTIPALLHRNATERGDLPALSVLGDERTRTWRELRDEIAVLSRGLADLGLSSGDRLLIMMSSRPEHWLVDLAAVHLGAVPSTVYATLSDDQLAFLARHSGAEILVVEKSSDLSRWFAVVDRFRHVIVVDGEGLTLADVAARSDGDLGAFEKTWREVKPEQPVTMLYTSGTTGDPKGVLLTHTNVIYQSVVLEAVVPQVPDNAASLAYLPLAHIAERVLGVYNPIYRTGHVTICPDPTQLLAGLNQVRPVSFFGVPRIWEKFVAGVQAQLAAADPQVKAAVDVAREVALEAYKLRGAEQEVPAELAAKLAVLDEKVLKPLRAKLGLDNMLWAGSGAAPIPVEVLLYLASLGVDVLEVWGMTETTGTATINTPDHFRTGTVGRINAGMELKLAEDGEILVRGPLVAAGYLRADGGIEPITDADGWLATGDVGTLDDEGYLTITDRKKELIINSSGKNISPAQIENLLRAHPLIAQAVAIGDRRPYVTALIVLDEEVVPLWARARGLAGDSAASLAGDPAVLAEITAAVEAANTKLSRPEQVKSFRILPRGWTPETGELTPTLKLRRRVITDRYATEIDKLYGE is encoded by the coding sequence ATGGATTCCTCCCTCGCCCAGCGGTGCGCCGACACCGCCCGCGGCCTGACCATTCCCGCGCTGCTGCACCGCAACGCGACCGAGCGCGGCGATCTGCCGGCGCTCAGCGTGCTCGGAGACGAGCGCACCCGCACCTGGCGTGAGCTGCGCGACGAGATCGCGGTGCTCTCCCGGGGCCTCGCCGACCTCGGCCTGAGCTCCGGTGACCGCCTGCTCATCATGATGTCCAGCCGTCCCGAGCACTGGCTGGTCGACCTGGCCGCCGTGCATCTGGGCGCGGTGCCGTCCACTGTCTACGCGACGCTCTCCGACGATCAGCTGGCGTTTCTGGCGCGGCACAGTGGCGCCGAGATCCTGGTCGTCGAGAAGTCGTCCGATCTGTCTCGCTGGTTCGCTGTCGTGGATCGGTTCCGCCACGTCATCGTGGTGGACGGTGAAGGCCTCACCCTGGCCGACGTCGCCGCGCGCTCCGACGGCGATCTTGGAGCATTCGAGAAGACCTGGCGTGAGGTGAAGCCCGAACAGCCGGTCACCATGCTCTACACGTCCGGCACCACCGGCGACCCCAAGGGCGTTCTCCTCACCCACACCAACGTGATCTACCAGTCGGTCGTGCTCGAAGCCGTGGTGCCGCAGGTGCCCGACAACGCGGCGTCGCTGGCCTACCTGCCGCTGGCGCACATCGCCGAGCGGGTCCTCGGCGTCTACAACCCGATCTACCGCACCGGGCACGTCACCATCTGCCCCGACCCCACGCAGCTGCTGGCCGGGCTCAACCAGGTGCGGCCGGTGTCGTTCTTCGGGGTGCCGCGCATCTGGGAGAAGTTCGTCGCCGGGGTGCAGGCGCAGCTCGCCGCCGCCGATCCGCAGGTGAAGGCCGCTGTCGACGTGGCGCGCGAGGTGGCGCTGGAGGCGTACAAGCTGCGCGGCGCCGAGCAGGAGGTGCCCGCCGAGCTGGCCGCGAAGCTGGCCGTCCTCGACGAGAAGGTGCTCAAGCCGCTGCGCGCCAAGCTCGGCCTGGACAACATGCTCTGGGCCGGCAGCGGCGCGGCGCCGATCCCGGTCGAGGTGCTGCTCTACCTCGCCAGCCTCGGCGTCGACGTCCTCGAGGTGTGGGGGATGACCGAGACCACCGGCACCGCCACGATCAATACTCCCGACCACTTCCGCACCGGAACCGTCGGCCGGATCAACGCCGGCATGGAGCTCAAGCTGGCCGAGGACGGCGAGATCCTGGTCCGCGGCCCGCTGGTGGCAGCCGGTTACCTGCGCGCCGACGGCGGCATCGAACCGATCACCGACGCCGACGGCTGGCTGGCCACCGGTGACGTCGGCACCCTCGACGACGAGGGCTACCTGACGATCACCGACCGCAAGAAGGAACTCATCATCAACTCCAGCGGGAAGAACATCTCGCCGGCGCAGATCGAGAACCTGCTGCGGGCACACCCGCTGATCGCCCAGGCCGTCGCGATCGGCGACCGCCGGCCTTACGTGACGGCGCTGATCGTCCTCGACGAGGAGGTCGTGCCGCTCTGGGCGCGGGCGCGTGGCCTGGCCGGCGACTCGGCCGCGTCGCTGGCCGGCGATCCGGCGGTACTCGCCGAGATCACCGCGGCGGTCGAGGCGGCGAACACCAAGCTGTCGCGTCCCGAGCAGGTCAAGTCGTTCCGGATCCTGCCGCGGGGCTGGACCCCGGAGACCGGCGAGCTGACGCCGACGCTGAAACTGCGCCGCCGCGTCATCACCGACCGCTACGCCACCGAGATCGACAAGCTCTACGGCGAGTGA
- a CDS encoding TetR/AcrR family transcriptional regulator: protein MSIAEASGEPGSTVRKRPKDRKAQLALAAAELFCERGYHGVSLDEIATAVGISGPAIYRHFPNKYAMLVFATRRLADTVLAATTSEDLDELLSALARLALDGRKVAGLYQWEWRYLDASHRDEFQADLETLVGRLSIALLVHRKEDLGKPDAEALVRAALSVFGSLGTHRAAIAKGRGEAALRRAAWAVLLGDPPTPLPVPAGPSEEQAVRVGARREILLAESVKLFHRYGYHAVGVEEIGRAAGINASSVYRYFPGKADILAAAFYRASERVAEATAVALSGAGGDEDALRRMAESYVDLTFERSALVSVYLAENNNLPVADRHELRKMQRLHVEEWVRLLGRLRSDLPVAEARLLVHAALNVVTDLSRWVRFDRRSGMDRHLVRLAMAVLKA from the coding sequence GTGAGCATCGCTGAGGCGTCCGGCGAGCCTGGGTCCACGGTCCGCAAACGGCCGAAGGACCGCAAGGCGCAGCTCGCGCTGGCCGCTGCCGAGTTGTTCTGCGAGCGCGGCTACCACGGTGTGAGCCTCGACGAGATCGCCACGGCGGTCGGGATCAGCGGTCCGGCGATCTACCGGCATTTCCCGAACAAGTACGCGATGCTCGTCTTCGCCACCCGCCGGCTCGCCGACACCGTCCTCGCGGCGACGACGTCGGAGGATCTCGACGAGCTGTTGTCGGCGCTCGCACGGCTGGCCCTCGACGGTCGCAAGGTGGCCGGGCTCTACCAGTGGGAGTGGCGGTACCTCGACGCCTCTCATCGTGACGAGTTCCAGGCCGATCTGGAGACGCTGGTCGGACGTCTGTCGATAGCGTTGCTCGTTCATCGGAAAGAAGATCTTGGAAAGCCCGATGCCGAAGCCCTCGTCCGGGCGGCTCTGAGCGTGTTCGGCAGCCTCGGGACGCATCGTGCGGCGATCGCGAAGGGCCGCGGTGAGGCGGCGTTGCGGCGGGCGGCGTGGGCGGTGCTGCTCGGTGATCCGCCGACGCCGCTGCCGGTTCCCGCGGGACCGTCCGAGGAGCAGGCGGTGCGGGTGGGTGCGCGCCGCGAGATCCTGCTGGCCGAGTCGGTGAAGCTCTTTCATCGGTACGGCTACCACGCCGTGGGAGTCGAGGAGATCGGCCGGGCCGCGGGCATCAACGCGTCCAGTGTCTACCGCTACTTCCCCGGCAAGGCCGACATCCTGGCCGCCGCGTTCTACCGCGCCTCCGAGCGGGTCGCCGAGGCCACCGCCGTCGCCCTGTCCGGCGCGGGCGGTGACGAGGACGCGCTGCGGCGGATGGCGGAGTCCTATGTCGACCTGACGTTCGAGCGTAGCGCGCTGGTCTCGGTCTACCTGGCGGAGAACAACAACCTGCCCGTGGCCGACCGGCACGAGCTGCGCAAGATGCAGCGGCTGCACGTGGAGGAGTGGGTGCGGCTGCTCGGCCGGCTGCGCTCCGATCTGCCGGTCGCGGAGGCGCGGCTGCTGGTGCACGCGGCGCTCAACGTGGTGACCGATCTGAGCAGGTGGGTGCGCTTCGACCGCCGCAGTGGGATGGATCGTCACCTGGTGCGACTGGCGATGGCCGTCCTAAAAGCCTGA